The proteins below are encoded in one region of Mycobacterium shinjukuense:
- a CDS encoding CoA-acylating methylmalonate-semialdehyde dehydrogenase, translating to MTTQVPHLVDGQRIAGRSTRTADVFDPNTGQVQATVPMAGKADVDAAVASAVEAQKGWAAWNPQRRARVLMRFVELVNDHTDELAELLSREHGKTLADARGDIQRGIEVIEFCIGVPHLLKGEYTEGAGPGIDVYSLRQPLGVVAGITPFNFPAMIPLWKAGPALACGNAFVLKPSERDPSVPVRLAELFIEAGLPPGVFQVVHGDKEAVDAILHHPDIKAVGFVGSSEIAQYISATAAATGKRSQCFGGAKNHMIVMPDADLDQAVDALVGAGYGSAGERCMAISVAVPVGEQTAKRLRARLIERINNLRVGHSLDPKADYGPLVTAAALARVRDYIGQGVAAGAELVVDGRDRASDELMFGDANLEGGFFIGPTLFDHVAAHMSIYTDEIFGPVLCMVRAHDYEEALRLPSEHEYGNGVAIFTRDGDAARDFVARVQVGMVGVNVPIPVPVAYHTFGGWKRSGFGDLNQHGPAAIQFYTKVKTVTSRWPSGIKDGADFVIPTMN from the coding sequence ATGACCACACAGGTTCCACACTTGGTTGATGGGCAGCGCATCGCCGGCCGGTCCACCCGCACCGCCGACGTCTTCGACCCCAACACCGGCCAGGTCCAGGCCACCGTGCCGATGGCCGGCAAGGCCGACGTCGACGCGGCCGTGGCCTCTGCCGTCGAGGCGCAAAAGGGCTGGGCCGCTTGGAATCCGCAGCGCCGAGCCCGGGTGCTGATGCGCTTTGTCGAGCTGGTCAACGACCACACCGACGAGCTGGCCGAGCTGTTGTCCCGCGAGCACGGCAAGACGCTGGCCGACGCCCGCGGCGACATCCAGCGCGGCATCGAGGTGATCGAGTTCTGCATCGGCGTTCCCCACCTGCTCAAGGGCGAATACACCGAGGGCGCCGGCCCCGGCATCGACGTCTACTCGCTGCGGCAGCCGCTGGGCGTGGTCGCCGGCATCACCCCGTTCAACTTTCCGGCGATGATCCCACTGTGGAAGGCCGGCCCGGCCCTGGCGTGCGGAAACGCCTTCGTGCTCAAGCCCAGTGAGCGCGACCCGTCGGTTCCGGTGCGGCTGGCCGAGCTGTTCATCGAGGCCGGCCTGCCCCCGGGCGTGTTCCAGGTGGTGCACGGCGACAAGGAGGCCGTCGACGCCATCCTGCACCACCCCGACATCAAGGCCGTCGGCTTCGTCGGCAGCTCGGAGATCGCCCAGTACATCTCCGCGACGGCCGCTGCCACCGGCAAGCGGTCGCAATGCTTCGGCGGCGCCAAGAACCACATGATCGTGATGCCCGACGCGGACCTCGACCAGGCCGTCGACGCCCTGGTCGGCGCCGGGTACGGCAGTGCCGGCGAACGGTGCATGGCGATCAGCGTCGCGGTCCCGGTCGGCGAGCAGACCGCGAAGCGGCTGCGCGCCAGGCTGATTGAGCGGATCAACAATCTGCGGGTCGGGCACAGCCTGGACCCCAAGGCCGACTACGGTCCGCTGGTCACCGCGGCCGCACTGGCACGCGTGCGCGACTACATCGGCCAAGGAGTCGCGGCCGGCGCCGAGCTGGTCGTCGACGGCCGCGACCGCGCCAGCGACGAGCTCATGTTCGGCGACGCGAACCTGGAGGGCGGCTTCTTCATCGGGCCGACGCTGTTCGACCATGTCGCCGCCCACATGTCGATCTATACCGACGAGATCTTCGGGCCGGTGTTGTGCATGGTCCGCGCCCACGACTACGAGGAGGCGTTGCGGCTGCCCTCGGAACACGAATACGGCAACGGGGTGGCGATCTTCACCCGCGACGGCGACGCCGCCCGCGACTTCGTCGCGCGGGTCCAGGTGGGCATGGTCGGCGTGAACGTGCCGATCCCGGTGCCGGTGGCCTACCACACTTTCGGTGGCTGGAAACGCTCCGGCTTCGGCGACCTCAATCAGCACGGCCCGGCGGCGATCCAGTTCTACACCAAGGTCAAGACCGTCACGTCGCGGTGGCCGTCCGGAATCAAGGACGGTGCCGACTTCGTCATCCCCACCATGAATTAG
- a CDS encoding acyl-CoA dehydrogenase family protein, whose translation MFTLNDDERVITETAAAFAGKRLAPHALEWDAAKHFPVDVLREAAKLGMAAIYCRDDVGGSGLRRLDGVRIFEQLATADPVTAAFLSIHNMCAWMIDSFGTDEQRTDWIPRLATMDVIASYCLTEPGAGSDASALSTRAVRHGGDYVLDGVKQFISGAGASDVYLVMARTGDQGPRGISAFIVEKGSPGLSFGAHEEKMGWHAQPTAQVILQGVRIPASAMLGGADGEGAGFGIAMNGLNGGRLNIAACSLGGAQAAFEKAGAYVRDRQAFGTPLLDEPTVRFTLADMATGLQTSRMLLWRAASALDDDAADKVELCAMAKRYVTDTCFDVADQALQLHGGYGYLREYGLEKIVRDLRVHRILEGTNEIMRVVIGRAEAARFRAAV comes from the coding sequence ATGTTCACCCTCAACGACGACGAACGCGTGATCACCGAGACGGCGGCCGCCTTCGCCGGCAAGCGCCTGGCCCCGCACGCCCTGGAATGGGATGCCGCCAAGCACTTTCCGGTGGACGTGTTACGCGAGGCCGCGAAACTCGGGATGGCGGCGATCTACTGCCGCGACGACGTGGGCGGCAGCGGGCTGCGCCGGCTCGACGGGGTGCGTATATTCGAGCAGTTGGCGACCGCGGATCCGGTCACCGCCGCGTTCCTGTCCATCCACAACATGTGCGCGTGGATGATCGACAGCTTCGGCACCGACGAGCAACGCACGGACTGGATTCCGCGCCTGGCCACGATGGACGTCATCGCCAGCTACTGCCTGACCGAGCCCGGCGCCGGGTCCGATGCCAGCGCACTGAGCACCCGCGCCGTCAGGCACGGCGGCGACTATGTGCTCGACGGCGTCAAACAGTTCATCTCCGGTGCCGGAGCCTCCGATGTCTACCTGGTGATGGCCCGCACCGGAGACCAAGGCCCGCGTGGTATTTCGGCGTTCATCGTCGAAAAGGGCTCGCCGGGGCTGAGTTTCGGGGCGCACGAGGAGAAGATGGGCTGGCATGCGCAGCCGACCGCGCAGGTGATTCTGCAGGGAGTGCGGATACCCGCCTCGGCCATGCTAGGCGGCGCCGATGGTGAAGGCGCAGGCTTCGGCATTGCGATGAATGGCCTCAACGGCGGCCGACTCAACATCGCGGCGTGCTCACTGGGAGGCGCCCAGGCCGCCTTCGAGAAGGCGGGCGCCTATGTTCGCGACCGGCAGGCGTTTGGCACGCCGCTGCTCGACGAACCGACCGTCCGCTTCACCCTGGCCGACATGGCCACCGGGCTGCAGACGTCACGAATGTTGTTGTGGCGGGCTGCAAGTGCGCTCGACGACGACGCCGCCGACAAGGTCGAGCTGTGCGCGATGGCCAAACGCTATGTCACCGATACTTGCTTCGATGTCGCCGACCAGGCCCTGCAGCTACACGGCGGCTATGGCTATCTGCGCGAGTATGGTCTGGAGAAGATCGTCCGCGATCTGCGGGTGCATCGAATCCTGGAAGGGACCAACGAGATCATGCGGGTGGTAATCGGTCGCGCCGAGGCCGCGCGGTTCCGTGCCGCCGTTTAG
- the mmsB gene encoding 3-hydroxyisobutyrate dehydrogenase — MTTIAFLGLGNMGAPMSANLVGAGHVVRGFDPAPAAASGAAAHGVTVVRSAPEAVAEAEVVITMLPTGDVVKRCYAEVLAAARPATLFIDSSTISVNDAREVHALAESRGMLQLDAPVSGGVKGAAAGTLAFMVGGDESALRRARPVLEPMAGKIIHCGAAGAGQAAKVCNNMVLAVQQIAIAEAFVLAEKLGLSAQSLFDVITGATGNCWAVHTNCPVPGPVPSSPANDGFRPGFSTALMNKDLGLAMDAVASTGAAAPLGSHAAEIYAKFAADHADLDFSAVIQTLRGN, encoded by the coding sequence ATGACGACCATCGCCTTCCTTGGTTTAGGCAACATGGGTGCGCCGATGTCGGCGAATCTGGTGGGCGCGGGCCATGTCGTGCGCGGATTCGACCCGGCACCCGCGGCGGCGTCCGGCGCGGCGGCGCACGGTGTCACGGTGGTTCGCAGCGCCCCCGAAGCGGTGGCCGAGGCCGAAGTGGTCATCACCATGCTGCCCACCGGCGACGTCGTCAAACGCTGCTACGCCGAGGTGCTGGCCGCCGCACGTCCGGCAACGCTGTTCATCGACAGCTCCACGATCTCGGTCAACGATGCCCGTGAGGTGCACGCGCTGGCCGAATCGCGCGGCATGCTCCAACTGGATGCGCCGGTCTCCGGCGGGGTGAAGGGCGCCGCCGCCGGGACGCTGGCATTCATGGTCGGCGGCGACGAGTCAGCGCTGCGGCGGGCACGCCCGGTGCTAGAGCCCATGGCGGGCAAGATCATTCACTGCGGTGCGGCCGGTGCCGGACAGGCCGCCAAGGTATGCAACAACATGGTGCTGGCGGTGCAGCAGATCGCCATCGCCGAGGCGTTCGTGCTGGCCGAGAAGCTCGGGCTGTCCGCGCAGTCGTTGTTCGACGTCATCACCGGCGCGACCGGCAATTGCTGGGCGGTACACACCAACTGCCCGGTACCGGGCCCGGTGCCCAGCTCACCGGCCAACGACGGCTTTCGGCCGGGGTTTTCAACCGCGCTGATGAACAAGGACCTGGGCCTGGCCATGGACGCGGTGGCCTCCACCGGCGCGGCGGCCCCGCTGGGCAGCCACGCCGCCGAGATCTACGCCAAATTCGCCGCCGACCATGCCGACCTGGACTTCAGCGCGGTGATCCAAACGTTGCGCGGCAACTGA
- a CDS encoding TIGR03086 family metal-binding protein codes for MDPLMAHQRAQDAFAALLANVRTDQLGGPTPCSEWTINDLIEHVIGGNEQVGRWATSPIEPPARPDGLVAAHQVAAAAAHEIFAAPGGMSATFKLPFGEVPGQVFIGLRTTDVLTHAWDLAAATGQSTDVDPELAVEQLAAARALVGPQFRGSGKPFADEKPCPPERPPADQLAAFLGRTVQ; via the coding sequence GTGGACCCACTAATGGCTCACCAGCGCGCTCAGGACGCGTTTGCCGCGCTCCTCGCCAACGTCCGCACTGACCAGCTCGGCGGCCCCACGCCGTGCTCGGAGTGGACGATCAACGATCTGATCGAGCACGTCATCGGCGGCAACGAGCAGGTCGGGCGATGGGCGACCAGCCCCATCGAGCCGCCGGCGCGGCCCGATGGCCTGGTTGCCGCCCACCAAGTCGCGGCCGCGGCCGCCCACGAGATCTTCGCGGCGCCGGGCGGGATGTCCGCCACGTTCAAGCTGCCGTTCGGGGAGGTTCCCGGGCAGGTGTTCATCGGGTTGCGCACCACCGATGTGCTGACCCACGCGTGGGATCTTGCCGCCGCCACCGGCCAATCCACCGATGTTGATCCCGAGTTGGCCGTCGAGCAGCTCGCCGCCGCGCGTGCCTTGGTGGGGCCGCAGTTCCGCGGGTCGGGAAAGCCGTTCGCGGACGAGAAGCCGTGCCCGCCGGAGCGCCCGCCCGCCGATCAGCTAGCGGCATTCCTGGGCCGCACGGTGCAGTGA
- a CDS encoding MarR family winged helix-turn-helix transcriptional regulator, with protein MPQVTGLRARAVRKGVAASTQRDPIAAARANWERAGWGDVSLGMVAVTSVMRAHQILLARVEAALRPYDLSFSRFELLRLLAFSRTGALPITKASDRLQVHVTSVTHAIRRLEADGLVRRVPHPTDGRTTLVEITELGRSTVEDATVTLNERVFADIGMGAEESAALVSAIETLRRNAGDF; from the coding sequence ATGCCCCAGGTGACCGGATTGCGTGCGCGTGCGGTAAGAAAGGGCGTGGCTGCCTCGACACAACGTGACCCCATCGCCGCGGCACGGGCCAACTGGGAGCGCGCCGGGTGGGGCGATGTGTCACTGGGGATGGTGGCCGTGACGTCGGTGATGCGTGCGCATCAGATCCTGCTGGCCCGCGTCGAGGCGGCGCTGCGGCCCTACGACCTGAGCTTCTCCCGCTTCGAATTGCTGCGGCTGTTGGCGTTCAGCCGTACTGGCGCGTTGCCGATCACCAAGGCGTCGGACCGGTTGCAGGTGCACGTCACCAGCGTCACCCACGCGATCCGACGGCTGGAAGCCGACGGATTGGTCCGGCGGGTTCCGCACCCGACCGACGGGCGGACCACGCTGGTGGAGATCACCGAGCTGGGCCGTTCCACAGTCGAGGACGCCACCGTCACGCTCAACGAGCGGGTGTTCGCCGACATCGGGATGGGCGCCGAGGAATCGGCGGCGCTGGTGTCGGCCATCGAAACGTTGCGGCGCAATGCGGGCGACTTCTGA
- a CDS encoding anti-sigma factor family protein, giving the protein MRTPLRGLDPPSGDSDRYATWDAAYVLGSLSAADRREFEAHLAGCAACRESVAELCGVPALLSQLDRDDLAAIDESGPAPLAPQMLLPSLLATVRRRRRRIRVTTWVASAAAAAVLVICVLIGVGGQSASPQRPTVSALPMAQVGTTLLASTVSVSPEHWGTFINLRCVCLAPPDAPHDTLAMVVVGRDGSQTRLATWVAEPGQTATPAGSISTPVDQIAAVQVVYADTGQVLLQRSL; this is encoded by the coding sequence ATGAGGACGCCGCTACGAGGACTTGACCCGCCCAGCGGTGACAGCGATCGCTACGCCACCTGGGATGCCGCCTACGTGTTGGGGTCGTTGTCTGCGGCCGACCGTCGCGAATTCGAGGCGCACCTGGCCGGCTGTGCGGCGTGCCGGGAGTCGGTTGCCGAGCTCTGTGGTGTACCCGCCCTGCTGTCGCAGCTAGACCGTGACGACCTGGCCGCCATCGATGAGTCCGGCCCGGCGCCCCTGGCGCCGCAGATGTTGCTGCCGTCGTTGTTGGCAACCGTGCGCAGGCGGCGTCGACGCATCCGCGTGACGACCTGGGTGGCCTCGGCCGCCGCCGCCGCGGTGCTGGTGATCTGTGTGCTGATCGGTGTCGGCGGCCAGTCCGCCTCGCCGCAGCGGCCGACCGTGTCGGCGCTGCCGATGGCGCAGGTGGGGACGACCTTGTTGGCCTCCACGGTGTCGGTAAGTCCCGAGCACTGGGGGACGTTCATCAACCTCCGCTGCGTGTGCCTGGCGCCGCCGGACGCTCCGCATGACACGCTGGCGATGGTGGTGGTGGGTCGCGACGGCAGCCAGACTCGGCTGGCGACGTGGGTGGCCGAACCCGGCCAGACCGCGACCCCCGCCGGCAGCATTTCGACGCCGGTTGATCAGATCGCGGCCGTCCAAGTGGTTTACGCCGACACCGGTCAGGTGCTGCTGCAGCGTTCGCTGTAG
- a CDS encoding sigma-70 family RNA polymerase sigma factor produces MARVAGTAATEAALMKALYDEHAAILWRYALRLTGDASRAEDVVQETLLRAWQHPEVVGDAERSARAWLFTVARNMIVDERRSARFRKVVASTDESGGPEQSTPDEVNAALDRLLIADAMAQLSVEHRAVIERSYYRGWTTAQIASDLGIAEGTVKSRLHYAVRALRLTLQERGVTR; encoded by the coding sequence GTGGCCCGTGTGGCGGGCACCGCGGCCACCGAGGCCGCTCTGATGAAGGCGCTCTACGACGAGCATGCCGCGATCTTGTGGCGCTATGCGCTCCGATTGACAGGCGACGCGAGCCGGGCCGAGGACGTCGTCCAAGAGACGCTGCTGCGGGCCTGGCAGCATCCGGAGGTGGTCGGCGATGCGGAGCGCTCGGCGCGGGCGTGGCTGTTCACCGTCGCGCGCAACATGATCGTCGACGAGCGACGCAGCGCACGGTTTCGCAAGGTCGTCGCCTCGACCGACGAATCGGGCGGGCCCGAGCAGTCCACGCCGGACGAGGTGAACGCGGCCCTGGACCGGTTGCTGATCGCCGACGCGATGGCCCAGTTGTCCGTGGAGCATCGGGCCGTGATCGAGCGGTCCTACTACCGCGGATGGACCACCGCGCAGATCGCGTCAGACCTGGGAATAGCCGAAGGAACGGTGAAGTCGCGCCTGCACTACGCGGTACGGGCTTTGCGGCTCACTCTGCAGGAACGTGGAGTTACCCGATGA
- the map gene encoding type I methionyl aminopeptidase has product MRALARLRGRRVVPQRTAGELDAMAAAGAVVAAALRAVRVAAVAGVSSLSLDEIAETVIREAGAVPSFLGYHGYPASICASVNDRVVHGIPSAAEILAPGDLVSIDCGAVLDGWHGDAAITFGVGTLSPADEALSEATREALAAGVAAMVVGNRLTDVAHAIESGARAAEGRYRRSFGIVDGYGGHGIGRRMHMDPFLPNEGTPGRGPLLAVGSVLAIEPMLTLGTTKTVVLDDQWTVTTADGSRAAHWEHTVAVTEDGPRILTLA; this is encoded by the coding sequence ATGCGCGCCTTGGCACGGCTGCGGGGCCGCAGAGTCGTGCCGCAGCGCACTGCGGGCGAGCTTGACGCGATGGCCGCGGCGGGTGCTGTGGTGGCGGCCGCGCTGCGCGCCGTCCGCGTGGCCGCGGTCGCCGGGGTGTCCAGCCTGAGTCTCGACGAGATCGCCGAGACGGTGATCCGCGAAGCCGGCGCTGTCCCGTCGTTCCTGGGCTATCACGGCTATCCGGCGTCGATCTGCGCCTCGGTCAATGACCGGGTGGTTCACGGCATCCCGTCGGCGGCCGAGATCCTCGCGCCTGGGGACCTGGTCTCCATCGACTGTGGAGCGGTGTTGGACGGCTGGCATGGTGATGCGGCGATCACCTTCGGCGTCGGAACGCTGAGCCCGGCCGACGAGGCGCTGTCGGAGGCTACCAGGGAAGCGCTGGCAGCCGGGGTCGCGGCGATGGTGGTCGGCAATCGGTTGACCGACGTCGCGCACGCCATCGAATCGGGTGCCCGTGCCGCCGAGGGCCGGTACCGCCGGTCGTTCGGGATCGTCGACGGGTACGGGGGCCACGGGATCGGTCGGCGGATGCACATGGATCCGTTCCTGCCCAATGAGGGCACCCCGGGACGCGGGCCGTTGCTGGCCGTGGGTTCGGTGCTGGCCATTGAGCCGATGCTGACCCTCGGTACCACCAAGACGGTGGTGCTCGATGACCAGTGGACGGTCACCACCGCCGATGGATCACGCGCGGCGCACTGGGAACATACCGTGGCCGTCACCGAGGACGGGCCCCGCATCCTGACCCTTGCTTAG
- the secY gene encoding preprotein translocase subunit SecY: MLSAFISSLRTVDLRRKILFTLGIVILYRVGAALPSPGVNFPNVQQCIKEASGGEAGQIYSLINLFSGGALLKLTVFAVGVMPYITASIIVQLLTVVIPRFEELRKEGQAGQAKMTQYTRYLAIALAILQATSIVALAANGGLLQGCSLDIIADQSIFTLVVIVLVMTGGAALVMWMGELITERGIGNGMSLLIFVGIAARIPAEGNAILQSRGGVLFAAVCVAALIIIVGVVFVEQGQRRIPVQYAKRMVGRRMYGGTSTYLPLKVNQAGVIPVIFASSLIYIPHLITQLIRSGSGGLGHSWWDKFVGTYLSDPSNLGYIAIYFGLIIFFTYFYVSITFNPDERADEMKKFGGFIPGIRPGRPTADYLRYVLSRITLPGSIYLGVISVLPNLFLQIGNAGAVQNLPFGGTAVLIMIGVGLDTVKQIESQLMQRNYEGFLK, encoded by the coding sequence TTGCTTTCGGCTTTCATCTCATCGCTGCGAACAGTCGACCTGAGACGGAAGATCCTCTTCACGCTGGGCATCGTCATCCTCTACCGCGTCGGGGCCGCGCTGCCGTCGCCCGGCGTCAACTTCCCCAACGTGCAGCAGTGCATCAAGGAAGCCAGCGGTGGCGAAGCCGGACAGATCTACTCACTGATCAACCTGTTCTCCGGCGGTGCCCTGCTCAAGCTCACGGTGTTCGCGGTGGGGGTGATGCCCTACATCACCGCCAGCATCATCGTGCAGCTGCTCACCGTGGTCATCCCGCGGTTCGAGGAGCTGCGCAAAGAGGGCCAGGCCGGCCAGGCCAAAATGACCCAATACACCCGCTACCTGGCGATCGCGCTGGCCATCCTGCAGGCCACCAGCATCGTGGCGCTGGCCGCCAACGGCGGGCTGCTGCAGGGCTGCTCGCTGGACATCATCGCCGACCAAAGCATCTTCACCCTGGTCGTGATCGTGCTGGTGATGACGGGCGGCGCCGCCCTGGTCATGTGGATGGGTGAGCTGATCACCGAACGCGGCATCGGCAACGGCATGTCGCTGCTGATCTTCGTCGGCATCGCCGCCCGCATTCCCGCCGAAGGGAACGCAATCCTGCAAAGCCGGGGCGGGGTGCTGTTCGCCGCGGTCTGCGTGGCCGCGCTGATCATCATCGTCGGCGTGGTGTTCGTCGAGCAGGGCCAGCGCCGCATCCCGGTGCAGTACGCCAAGCGCATGGTGGGCCGGCGGATGTACGGGGGGACCTCGACATATCTGCCGCTCAAGGTCAACCAGGCCGGCGTTATCCCGGTCATCTTCGCCTCCTCGCTGATCTACATTCCGCATCTGATCACCCAGTTGATCCGCAGCGGAAGCGGCGGGCTGGGCCACAGCTGGTGGGACAAATTCGTGGGCACCTACCTGTCCGATCCGAGCAACCTCGGTTATATCGCGATCTACTTCGGGCTGATCATCTTCTTCACCTACTTCTACGTGTCGATCACGTTCAATCCCGACGAACGCGCCGACGAGATGAAGAAGTTCGGTGGCTTCATTCCGGGTATCCGGCCGGGCCGCCCGACCGCCGACTACCTGCGCTATGTGCTGAGCCGCATCACCCTGCCGGGCTCGATCTACCTCGGTGTCATTTCGGTGCTGCCCAACCTGTTCCTGCAGATCGGGAACGCCGGAGCGGTGCAAAATCTACCCTTCGGGGGTACCGCGGTTCTGATCATGATCGGTGTCGGCTTGGATACGGTCAAACAGATCGAGAGTCAGCTCATGCAGCGCAACTACGAAGGGTTCCTCAAGTGA
- a CDS encoding GNAT family N-acetyltransferase, whose product MTDHDQTAARREIADALLAALERRHEVADAIVEAKNKPAAVEAIVTLLGTSHQAAEAVMSMSFDQLTQDARKKIIAELDDLNKQLTFTLGERPASSGESLELRPFSAVDDRDIFAARTEEMQAAGDGSGAPAGSVDDEIRAALKRVHDEEAAWFVAVASGEKVGMVFGELVHGEVDVRVWIHPAHRKKGYGTAALRKSRSEMAYVFPAVPMVARAPAVNPG is encoded by the coding sequence ATGACAGATCACGACCAGACCGCCGCCCGTCGCGAGATCGCAGATGCGCTGCTCGCCGCGCTGGAACGCCGGCACGAGGTCGCCGACGCCATCGTGGAGGCGAAGAACAAGCCCGCCGCGGTCGAGGCGATCGTGACCCTGCTCGGCACGTCCCACCAGGCCGCGGAAGCGGTGATGAGCATGTCGTTCGATCAGCTCACCCAGGACGCACGCAAGAAGATCATTGCCGAGCTCGACGACTTGAACAAGCAGTTGACCTTCACGCTCGGCGAGCGTCCGGCAAGCTCCGGCGAAAGCCTGGAGCTGCGGCCCTTCTCGGCCGTCGACGACCGCGACATCTTCGCCGCGCGCACCGAGGAGATGCAGGCCGCCGGCGACGGTTCCGGCGCACCGGCCGGCAGTGTCGACGACGAGATCCGCGCGGCGCTCAAGCGTGTGCATGACGAAGAGGCCGCGTGGTTCGTCGCCGTCGCCTCCGGCGAGAAGGTCGGCATGGTGTTCGGCGAGTTGGTGCACGGCGAGGTCGACGTTCGGGTCTGGATTCACCCCGCCCACCGCAAGAAGGGTTACGGCACCGCCGCGCTGCGCAAATCGCGGTCGGAGATGGCCTACGTCTTCCCCGCCGTGCCGATGGTTGCGCGCGCGCCGGCCGTCAACCCTGGCTAG
- a CDS encoding xylulokinase: MSRTDVTIGIDVGTTAVKAVAADEDGQVMARVRIPHRLRVPAADRLEHDADEAWRRGPLAAWDQLARPQARAVAVSAMVPSMTAVNSAGRPLTPGLLYGDGRGRVPVSGEQPSLPSAGEAAAFVRWTARQAPEAAGFWPAPAVANHALAGEPVIDVATAITSFPLFDGTGWSAAACADCGVTVDRMPRVDAVGVAAGRVPGTGVVLAVGAIDALCEQFVAGADNDGDVLVLCGATLIVWTTIAGARQVPGLWTVPHPIAGMSTIGGASNAGGLFLNWVDRVVGQADPDVVDPRRVPVWSPYIRGERTPLHDPDRRAVLDGLNLTHDAASVRRAAYEASGFVVRQLVERSGAPVSRIVAAGGGTRVQPWMQAIADATGRPVEVSAVAEGAALGAAFLGRMAVGWESSITDAARWARIERIVEPQPAWRGAVEDRYARFLELSAPPAR, encoded by the coding sequence GTGTCACGCACAGACGTCACCATCGGCATCGACGTCGGCACCACGGCGGTCAAAGCGGTGGCCGCCGACGAGGACGGCCAGGTGATGGCCAGGGTGCGGATTCCTCATCGGCTGCGGGTGCCGGCCGCCGACCGGCTCGAGCACGACGCCGACGAGGCGTGGCGGCGGGGTCCGTTGGCGGCATGGGACCAGCTGGCCCGGCCGCAGGCACGCGCGGTGGCCGTATCGGCGATGGTGCCGTCGATGACCGCCGTGAACTCCGCTGGCCGGCCGCTCACACCGGGGTTGCTGTACGGCGACGGCAGGGGCCGGGTGCCCGTGTCCGGCGAGCAGCCGTCGCTACCGTCGGCGGGCGAGGCCGCCGCGTTTGTGCGCTGGACCGCCCGTCAAGCGCCGGAAGCGGCCGGCTTCTGGCCGGCGCCGGCGGTGGCCAACCACGCGCTGGCGGGTGAGCCGGTGATCGACGTCGCCACGGCGATCACCAGCTTTCCGCTGTTCGACGGGACGGGCTGGAGCGCGGCGGCCTGCGCCGACTGCGGCGTGACCGTTGACCGCATGCCCAGGGTGGACGCGGTGGGAGTGGCCGCCGGGCGGGTGCCCGGCACCGGGGTGGTGCTGGCGGTCGGAGCGATCGATGCGCTGTGTGAACAATTCGTGGCCGGCGCCGACAACGATGGCGACGTGCTGGTGCTGTGTGGCGCCACGCTGATTGTGTGGACGACCATCGCCGGGGCTCGGCAGGTGCCCGGGCTGTGGACCGTTCCGCATCCGATCGCCGGAATGAGCACGATCGGCGGCGCCAGCAACGCGGGAGGATTGTTCCTCAATTGGGTGGATCGTGTTGTGGGACAGGCCGATCCGGATGTGGTCGATCCGCGGCGGGTCCCGGTCTGGTCGCCCTACATCCGCGGGGAGCGCACACCGTTGCACGACCCGGATCGTCGCGCGGTGCTGGACGGTTTGAATCTCACCCACGACGCGGCATCGGTGCGCCGGGCCGCCTACGAGGCGTCGGGCTTTGTCGTGCGCCAACTCGTGGAGCGCAGCGGTGCGCCGGTGTCGCGCATCGTCGCCGCCGGCGGCGGCACCCGGGTGCAGCCCTGGATGCAGGCCATCGCCGACGCGACCGGCCGGCCGGTGGAGGTATCCGCGGTGGCCGAGGGCGCGGCGCTGGGCGCGGCTTTCCTGGGGCGGATGGCGGTGGGTTGGGAATCGTCGATCACCGACGCGGCCCGATGGGCTCGCATCGAGCGCATCGTCGAACCGCAGCCGGCGTGGAGGGGTGCCGTCGAGGACAGGTACGCACGGTTTCTGGAATTGAGCGCACCACCGGCGCGATAA